tagcAAATCTGCCTATCTAGTGTACAAAAAACAGTCAGAATAGACATCGGCACAATTTTAACCTGATGATTCAtgaaaatggattattttttatgagaaaaagtTCAGTCATTTCCTTgtgaacacaaagaaaattaagagaaaatttaaaggtACTAAGGAAATGCAACACTAACTCTTATAATGTATTCCCTCTCAGTTAAACAGGCAAATCTCCCTAAAGACAAGTGTTTTTCAGCCTGAATATTTATCAGACTACATAACCTCTGTACCAACTGCATTTTGATTTTGTAACAGAACCTTTTCTATAAAAGCTAGTACAACAACTAGaagtgaatataaaatattccCCCTTTAAGCCTTTAACACATAAAAAGCTATATAACATATGCATTAATTAATAgttttataaaagtaatgcaGTTTTGGACTGTTAGAATCTGTATTTGTGGCGAAATAACCAGGCACAAGGATATCAAGCACACAATTTTCACTTAATCTGTTATTTTCTAGGTTTACCATTTAATTATTGCTGTACAATTCAACTGTAAGTATTTCAGTACTTGAAGCATGAGCTCTACAGAACAAGAAGCAGTTAGCTGTAGTACCAGGGCTTGTTTCTTCCAATTGCAGCGTCGAACAAGTGTCTTCTACGCAtagcggccctgggtttgcagttGATCACCGTCAGGACCTTCATCCGATTCTTCTGTAGTAGTCTTCTCTTCGTTAGTAGCATGTAGACTTTCTTCGTTTTTATCCTCTTCTTCCAGTTGTAGCTCTTTCGAAATTAATTGTCTAGCTAATTTGATGTTCAGCCCCTCGTTGTAGtgaagctttcttttcatttcgaACTGCTGATGTTTTTCTTGAATGTCGACGAAGATTTTGCTGGTGTGCGCCCCGTGGCTCTCTGGCTCCCCGACCTGATAGTTGGACTCCGACATATCAGTGACAGCTAATTTCAAGGCTAAGATGTCTAGGGTCATGACTTCTTTTGCTTCTAAATCACTCATTGCATCTTCCCCATCATCTTGCACACTGAGGTGCGGACTACTGGGCTCATTTGTCTTCATTAATTCATGATCTCTGTATGCTGGGCGGTATGTCGCCAGGATGTTCGATTCGTCCCACTTCTGGGACTTTTTTCTCTGCACCTCCTGGGTAGCCCCTCCGGACTGCTGGGTGGAGGCCGCCATCGAGGAAG
This DNA window, taken from Equus przewalskii isolate Varuska chromosome X, EquPr2, whole genome shotgun sequence, encodes the following:
- the PPP1R2C gene encoding protein phosphatase inhibitor 2 family member C, translating into MAASTTSQHRPIKGILKNKGSTASSMAASTQQSGGATQEVQRKKSQKWDESNILATYRPAYRDHELMKTNEPSSPHLSVQDDGEDAMSDLEAKEVMTLDILALKLAVTDMSESNYQVGEPESHGAHTSKIFVDIQEKHQQFEMKRKLHYNEGLNIKLARQLISKELQLEEEDKNEESLHATNEEKTTTEESDEGPDGDQLQTQGRYA